The following DNA comes from Chelmon rostratus isolate fCheRos1 chromosome 3, fCheRos1.pri, whole genome shotgun sequence.
gcACCCTGACAAGTGGGTTCCTTGCACATTAACACAGTTCGACAGACCAAGAATTGCTGGCAGTAAGCAAGTAAGCTAAGGAGTACACTGATAAATGCAGCCCTGCCATTATAAAAGAGATATCTGTAAAAATGTTTAGAGGACACCTCTAACAGCAAATACGGGGGATTATTACTGTTtatatttattcttattcttttttttattattgccattatttattaatttttaaacCATGGAGGTAAACTTGTAAAACATTCCCAGATCCTTGAAAAGCTATTTTTAGCTGGTGACATCATCGCAGTGTAAAGTCTGTGGGATGAGCGGGGCCACGCAGGCGGGAGAAACATTAACGCTCAATGCGGAAGCTCAATTggcttttgtcattttcattgaaATGGCTGGACAACACCCTGCAGTCCAGTCCTTATAACACGGTGTTACTTATCAGGtttgcaagtgtttttttgaGAATATACAATATATTCAAAACATCTGCAAGACCTCAAGCATACACAGCgtgtgttttggtgagaaaGCTTTAATCCCTCAGGAAGTGCATCCAACCGCTAACCATCCTGTTTGCAACTGGAACTTAAATCTGTTTATAGACCATTTATCACATTTACAACTGCAGACTCTAAAGTTATATTGTAGTTTGTTAATGAATGAGTGACAATGATAACTCCAGTCCTCTTAATATAAGGTACAGGAACTGTGACGAAGTGTGCAGTTATAGATTATCGTACATCCTGAATGAAGGGTTACgcatttttctcatttctacGCTATCATGATATACTAAGGAGCAGCTACAAACACAGAGCTGGGAATACTAGAGAAGAATAAACACCAGACAAAGGgattttttacaacctggcaACCCCAAGTTTGTAACTGATTTATAAGCAataataaacattaataaaGCCCTTACTTTAACTTAAGAAGCCTTTATAAAGTGTTCCTCATTAGAAAGTAGCACACAGATACATGTATGTTGTAATTATACTGAGAGGTTTCGTGAGAGAGACAATGAATTAGCATACCGTCAAAGTGATTCAGACCCCACCCATCAGACCGAGGCAGagttttctgcttcttttcccGCAGAGGTATTGCTGTGATGTGAAATTATACCAGTGAGACATAAAAGAGAATAGACCATTAGTCACTGACATCATTATCGAGGTCTACGGTTCTGTTGTTTCCCTCTTGTGCTCTCAGTGTCACAGCATCACAGTGAGTGCTACATCTTAAAGTCAAAGGAtctatgttgttttgtttattttaacattagGTCAGATTGTCTTACCTTCAGCCATTACTCTGGATTTTCCTTTTCCAGTTCCCAGGTGGCCAAATGTGCTGTTCTAAGCCTGAGTGGTGAACTTAGACGAGCTCTGTGGCTCTCGCATTAGTTTTCTGGGAAACTTCTGGAATTTCTCCTGGCCTGTGCGCAGGGGGCCTCCTATTTCCTTGTATTGTCTTTAGTTTacatctgaaaatgtgcatCCTCACAGAGGCTTTCCACTGCTCTCGGAATAAGCTTAACAGGTTTTTTGTATGGGCTTGGCTGATGTGTCTCAGAAACACGAGAACAGCAACTCTTACGCTGACCTGCCCTCAGTAACACTCTAGTGTAAttcttcttttaaaacacagatgTTTCTAGTATGGCTGATGTTTGTTGTCCTGAGTCCCAGCCTCACTTTTCAAATGTCACTTAGTTTAAAATGAGGATGACGTATCACATAATTCTCTGTGAAATTACAGCAAAGTCCATCTCACATACTGTATGGATAAACGGCCAACATACAAAAAGACATCAAAGTTACAAAGTACATGAATGAAAATAGCAATGAATGccaaagtaaactgaacttcaaactttattgacattttttccacacacattcacatatggaaaaatagatttttgtAGCACCTTTCTCATTCCCAGTCACAAACAAAGcattcacactgacatttctgtttgattattttaaaatttagCAAACAGGCACAGGTGCAagcagtgttgtgcaagttTGTAGTTAGTTTCAGTTTAGAGTTGCTTTtctcaaaaataaatgaattagtTCAAAAAGAGGGAGAACCTAGAAAATGCAGAGTTTAGGCTGCATTTGTCTGCTATCCTCTGCGGCTGTCCGCGGTTTTCACGTAAAACACGTAAAAGGAATGAGTAATGAACCAGTTTCATTTTGAGTTATTGTCATGGTGTTATCTAAAGGTATAATGTGTGAGAATTTGACTGCCCGTCAAAAGTTGCACCAGCATATCAAGAGTAACGCAGTACTCAGGGTTTACAGTactgaggtgatttacagcagctctgaccacGACTCTGACTGTGGGGACGATGGAGACATAGCAGGCAGGGACAGAAGAGCAGCGAGAAAACGTGGAAAAAACAGCATCTAGAGCcgcaatattttcacatctaactcggAGAACCACACCTGAGTTCATGATTGTTATAGCAGTGGACAGTTAATCCGttttttgtaaatttcattttgtttctgtcgagtttgaatgagGTGTATTTCACAGAAAGTTTACAGGCTAGCAggctaacttcagtagatatctcaaaacacaaaactcttACTCCTTTATACtcattttataaatgttttGAATTAATATTCTGACCGTATCATCTTATCTATCTCATCTACAACATTGttcctttaatttgaaaacTGATTTAGTTACATTCCTAATTCCCACCAAACTTAGGGGAATTACagtcatgctttttttttgtaaagcgTTGCTCCCAACACTGGAGGCAGGGACTGTGGACTATTACCTTGCTAATTCCACAACTGAATAAACTTgtctttaattaatttaaaacgTTCTGCGACTCCTTTACTTACTTCCTTGACAATTTCGGGGTGATTGCTGTATACTTCTGCACCAAACAGCATCAGTTTAGCAAGATCTATCATGTCACTCGTTGAAATCCTTTCCCTCTCCGCTCtgactctctcttcctcttgctTCCTCcttcgctcctcctcctcctccctctttttcctctcctcctcaagTTTCCTCTGGACTCTGCGGTACATCTCATTGGTGTAGTGGCTTCCTCCGTTGGATGTCACCATGTCCTCTATCTtctccagaagttctctgacctgggctctgctctgtctcttgCCATTGATGAGTGAATGGTATCTTCCTCCGCACTCGTTTATCAGTCGTTTTAGATGTTTGCTCTCTGCTACATAGTCTTCCACAGATTTATCCTCTAACAAGTCAGCGTGTGTGAACAGGACTATGGTGTACATGGACGAATCCGGGCCAAAATTATCCCGGATCCACTTCACAGCagccttctcctcttctgtgaATCTTGCCTTCAGGCTGATCACTAACAGAAAAGCATGGGGTCCAGGAACTGATTGGCAAATACACTCCTcaagtttcattttcacttcttcTCGTGTGCTTTTGGTGTCAAACAGCCCTGGGCTGTCGATGACAGCAACGTTCCTGTCGCCATCCGTTACCTCTTCTCTGTGACAGCCTTCAGTCACAGACTCAGGCGACATTACCTCTTTAAAGGCATCACGGCCCAGGATGGTGTTTCCAGAAGCACTCTTTCCTGTTCCAGTTTTTCCAACCATGATGAGTGTCAGATCTCTCTGATGCGTTGAACCTGTGGACAGTTAATACAACATTGGTGTCGATAATTAAACCACTTCATtacaggaggtgtgtgtgtttgtggcagctgTGGCATTTTCAGCTAACTGCAACACTGAAGCTAACTTTCATCATACAAACATCACCAGCAAGCGATGAAGCTGAAGCTTTTTTTGCAGCTATATTTAGAACATTTTACTATATTCCGTCAGTTTAAGGGCTCCAcatcttcttctctccactcATGTCAAACCTGCAGTGTCAGTGACATTGTTTCCTTTAACCTCAGGCGCCTCTGTGCTGTAATATAAACGTTAATTTTCCCTGATCTAACTCTGTGCGCCCTgtctgccctctagtggacacCAGGCAGCATGGCAGAATGTAACAATAGTGCTGAACGGGGAACAACACTCATTCACTCTTCCACTGTAACTGCGCTCTTGCTTGTatcactgtgtcagtgtttgcttgTCTATCAAACAAGTgatgcagcacagtgacagcaaacTTTTAATCTAAACATGATGTATGTATGTTGTACTGTACCTTTGTGGGCATTCGGGATGCCAGCACATAATATGATCAGCAGCAGGGTGCGCAGCATCTCGGCTACTGTCCTCACTGCTcaaagattaaagaaaagtTGAActtcaaatacaaataaacaatgTCAACAATCTCTCGAATCAGATTGCAATTAAATATCACAGTTAGAATGAAAACCATGACATAAAAAATGGCCTACATTGTTAAGTCATGTGATTAGGCAATGAGAATTGGAAAGCAGAGTGCAGACCCTATTCAAGTTGCACTAATAAACACAGTATTTGTCTGAGACAACTCTAACTATCTCTCATATTACTGTCAAGCACGTAGTAGTTTAAGCTcattaaacatttacaaaaaagacTTCGGTTCATGAAGCAGatccccccccacacacacacacacaactcgGACTTACTCAAATTGTTACAGCAACCGTGTCTTGCTTATTGCTTCTTACTCCAGATTTTCTGTTCCCAGGCGCCGGAATCCCCAATGCTTTCTACCTGGCTGACGTGTAAAACTGAACAAGCTCTGAAGCTTTACTTTCACATTCGCTTTCTTGGAAACGTCTGCCCCACTTCATGTGCAAGCGATGGCGCCACCAAGCGGTGTCCAGGGGAACCACAGCCACACTTAGAAGTTGCCCTTATTGACCCCCTCACAGGATTGTTGAGGAACTCAAGATGTTCACTGTACCAGTACAAGCCTCTGCACATTTGATAAGGAGAAACACTAGGagtaataaaataaaccaaagtacATCAGTATGTGATTCCTTTCCTCTCACGTCATTTTCAGCTGGTCTATATACTCCAACAGCAGGATAGAATTCCTGATATTCAGTTATGGCTTAAGGTTTTGGTTTTACCACCACACGACTTCCACCGGCCCAAACTCTCACACTGATCAACATGAGCTTATCTTACTCTAACCGTATAATGAGGTCTGGTTGtttaaaaggaaagaaacaggaaatgttctGGAGAACGTCAAGTCCTTTCATTGCTGACGTCTCCTAAATACCTTAAATATATCTGTACAGTTCCAACAAACATACCAAAAACAATGACTAACCTATAGAAATAGGCAAACTATGTGCCCACAGAAATACTAATGTGTGACATGTGTGAGTCCCAGCCTCActtttcaaatgtcactttgttcTGTGAAGTTACAGCCCAGtctcacatactgtatgaataAATGGCCAACATACACAAAGCCATCAAAGCTACGATATAAAGAAAAGCTCTCCACAGATGTGCACAGAGGACACCCCCCCCAAACATTTTGGACACGTGGACGGAGGCGGCCAACACATAAGCAAGCTGGActacagacaaaaacaatgcataCATTGCATTCACAgtacacaacaaataaaaaattaacacaataaaaagcCACGAGAGGTCTAAACCACGTCTAAAAGTGTTGATTCAGTCTG
Coding sequences within:
- the LOC121604005 gene encoding GTPase IMAP family member 9-like, encoding MRTVAEMLRTLLLIILCAGIPNAHKGSTHQRDLTLIMVGKTGTGKSASGNTILGRDAFKEVMSPESVTEGCHREEVTDGDRNVAVIDSPGLFDTKSTREEVKMKLEECICQSVPGPHAFLLVISLKARFTEEEKAAVKWIRDNFGPDSSMYTIVLFTHADLLEDKSVEDYVAESKHLKRLINECGGRYHSLINGKRQSRAQVRELLEKIEDMVTSNGGSHYTNEMYRRVQRKLEEERKKREEEEERRRKQEEERVRAERERISTSDMIDLAKLMLFGAEVYSNHPEIVKEVSKGVAERFKLIKDKFIQLWN